In one Mycobacterium sp. NBC_00419 genomic region, the following are encoded:
- a CDS encoding class I SAM-dependent methyltransferase: protein MTRSDGDSWDLATSVGTTATMVAAARAVASSEENALIDDPFAAPLVRAVGIDLFTKMVDGDIDLAAVDTEGTARVMTDVMAVRTRFFDDFFLEATGAGVRQIVILASGLDSRSYRLDWPAGTVVYEIDQAKVIDFKTETLAALGASPTAELRTVSVDLREDWPAALRDNGFDDTKPTAWSAEGLLAYLPPDAQDRLFDNITALSAPGSRLATEYHRDGGAGLADRSTAISNRWRELGLDLNMADLFYTGERNSVVDYLEERGWQVSVRTRPELFASHGREFPAGDLSASLRNSLSVTAIRK from the coding sequence GTGACCCGCAGCGACGGCGACTCCTGGGACCTGGCCACCAGCGTCGGCACCACGGCCACCATGGTGGCGGCCGCCCGCGCGGTGGCCAGCAGCGAAGAGAACGCCCTCATCGACGACCCGTTCGCGGCGCCACTGGTCCGCGCCGTCGGCATCGACCTGTTCACCAAGATGGTCGACGGCGACATCGACCTGGCCGCCGTCGACACCGAGGGCACCGCAAGGGTGATGACCGACGTGATGGCGGTGCGGACCCGCTTCTTCGACGACTTCTTCCTCGAGGCGACCGGAGCCGGGGTGCGACAGATCGTCATTCTGGCCTCCGGCCTGGACTCCCGCTCGTACCGACTGGACTGGCCGGCGGGCACCGTGGTCTACGAGATCGACCAGGCGAAGGTCATCGATTTCAAAACCGAGACGTTGGCCGCCCTCGGCGCCTCCCCCACCGCCGAGCTGCGCACCGTGAGCGTCGACCTGCGCGAGGACTGGCCGGCCGCCCTGCGGGACAACGGTTTCGACGACACGAAACCGACAGCCTGGAGCGCCGAGGGACTGCTGGCGTACCTGCCGCCCGACGCCCAGGACCGGTTGTTCGACAACATCACCGCGCTGTCCGCGCCGGGCAGCCGCCTGGCCACCGAGTACCACCGCGACGGCGGCGCCGGCCTGGCCGACCGTTCCACGGCGATCAGTAACCGCTGGCGCGAACTCGGCCTGGACCTCAACATGGCCGATCTGTTCTACACCGGCGAGCGCAACTCCGTCGTCGACTATCTCGAAGAGCGCGGCTGGCAGGTCAGTGTCCGCACCCGCCCGGAGTTGTTCGCGAGCCACGGGCGCGAGTTTCCCGCCGGAGATCTGAGCGCGTCGCTTCGTAATTCGTTGTCCGTCACTGCAATCCGAAAGTAG
- the sppA gene encoding signal peptide peptidase SppA has protein sequence MFSLLTGVPGFDDLRALARKVDTARHHGVPSGVILELDLQTIPAETGGFDPLAFVTGAGRPLLLADAVAAIHRAAEDDRVAGLIARVQLSAAPAGPVQELREAIAAFTARKPSVAWAETYPGTLAYYLASAFTEVWLQPSGTVGLIGFATNALFLRDALDKAGIEAQFVTRGEYKSAVNVFTQDHYTDAHKEADSRLIESLHAQVWQAIADSRGIDVTAVDELANRAPLLRDDAVTGHLVDRIGFRDEAYSRVAELAAVEGISPDTGDADSDDGPPRLFLSRYAQARRNTPPIPPLPGRKKPTIAVVTVAGAIVSGRGGPHLTPLGRPSAGADTIAAALRQAGADDNVSAVVLRVDSPGGSVTGSETIWREVARVRAKGKPVVASMGAVAASGGYYISMDADTIVANPGTITGSIGVLTGKLIARGLKERLGVTSDSVRTNDNADAWSTNAPFTDEQHALVEAEADLFYTDFVARVAEARGMSVEAVDAVARGRVWTGSDAAEHGLVDELGGLRDAVRRAKVLAGLEPDAEVEVTGLPGSSLRDFLRPKSSSQPAAASLPEAAAVLLGQTIRGVVEHGERTLAGSSVLWIGNSRF, from the coding sequence ATGTTCTCTCTTCTGACGGGCGTGCCCGGATTCGACGACCTCCGTGCGCTGGCCCGTAAGGTCGACACCGCACGCCATCACGGCGTGCCCAGCGGTGTGATCCTCGAGCTCGACCTGCAGACGATCCCGGCCGAGACCGGTGGCTTCGATCCGCTGGCCTTCGTCACCGGCGCTGGCCGGCCTCTGCTGCTTGCCGATGCGGTCGCCGCGATCCACCGCGCAGCCGAGGACGACCGGGTGGCGGGTTTGATTGCGCGGGTGCAGCTTTCGGCGGCGCCGGCCGGTCCGGTCCAGGAACTGCGGGAAGCCATCGCCGCGTTCACGGCGCGTAAGCCGTCGGTGGCGTGGGCCGAGACCTATCCGGGCACGCTGGCCTACTACCTCGCCTCGGCGTTCACCGAGGTGTGGCTGCAGCCGTCGGGGACGGTCGGACTGATCGGCTTCGCCACCAACGCCCTGTTCCTGCGTGACGCCCTCGACAAGGCAGGTATCGAGGCCCAGTTCGTCACCCGCGGCGAGTACAAGTCGGCGGTCAACGTCTTCACTCAGGACCACTACACCGACGCGCACAAGGAAGCCGACTCCCGGCTGATCGAAAGCCTGCATGCCCAGGTCTGGCAGGCCATTGCCGATTCCCGCGGCATCGATGTCACCGCCGTGGACGAGCTGGCTAACCGGGCGCCGCTGCTGCGCGACGACGCCGTCACCGGCCACCTGGTCGACCGCATCGGCTTTCGCGACGAGGCTTACAGCCGAGTCGCCGAACTGGCTGCAGTGGAAGGGATTTCACCGGATACCGGGGACGCCGACTCCGACGACGGCCCGCCCCGGCTGTTCCTGTCCCGCTATGCCCAGGCCCGCAGGAACACTCCGCCGATACCGCCGCTCCCGGGTCGCAAGAAGCCGACGATCGCCGTCGTGACCGTCGCCGGTGCGATCGTCAGCGGCCGCGGCGGTCCGCACCTCACACCGCTGGGTCGGCCCAGTGCGGGCGCGGACACCATCGCGGCCGCGCTGCGGCAGGCCGGCGCCGACGACAACGTCTCAGCGGTGGTGTTGCGGGTCGACAGCCCGGGTGGATCGGTGACCGGATCGGAGACGATCTGGCGGGAGGTGGCCCGGGTGCGAGCCAAGGGCAAACCGGTGGTCGCCTCGATGGGTGCGGTGGCCGCCTCCGGCGGCTACTACATCTCGATGGACGCCGACACCATCGTCGCCAACCCGGGCACCATTACCGGCTCCATCGGGGTACTGACCGGCAAGCTGATCGCGCGAGGTCTCAAGGAGCGCCTCGGCGTCACCTCGGATTCGGTGCGCACCAACGACAATGCCGACGCGTGGTCGACCAACGCGCCGTTCACCGACGAGCAGCACGCTCTGGTGGAGGCCGAGGCCGATCTGTTCTACACCGACTTCGTGGCGCGGGTGGCCGAAGCTCGCGGCATGTCGGTCGAGGCGGTCGACGCGGTGGCCCGCGGACGGGTATGGACCGGGTCTGACGCCGCCGAGCATGGTCTGGTCGACGAACTCGGTGGGCTGCGCGACGCGGTGCGCCGAGCGAAGGTACTGGCCGGCCTCGAGCCCGACGCCGAGGTCGAGGTGACCGGACTGCCCGGCTCGTCGCTGCGAGACTTCCTGCGTCCCAAGTCATCTTCCCAGCCGGCTGCGGCGTCGCTGCCCGAGGCCGCGGCGGTGTTACTCGGCCAGACGATCAGAGGAGTCGTCGAACACGGCGAGCGGACGCTGGCGGGAAGCAGCGTGCTGTGGATCGGTAACAGCCGGTTCTGA
- the rplO gene encoding 50S ribosomal protein L15 produces MSVIKLHDLKPAKGSKTKKTRVGRGEASKGKTAGRGTKGTKARKNVPVTFEGGQMPIHMRLPKLKGFRNRFRTEYGVVNLGDLSRVFPEGGTVGVDELVAKGLVRKNVLVKVLGDGKLTAKIDVTAHKFSGSAREAITAAGGSATEL; encoded by the coding sequence ATGAGTGTCATCAAGCTGCACGACCTGAAGCCGGCCAAGGGGTCCAAGACCAAGAAGACCCGTGTCGGCCGCGGTGAGGCCTCCAAGGGCAAGACCGCCGGTCGCGGTACCAAGGGAACCAAGGCGCGCAAGAACGTGCCGGTGACCTTCGAAGGCGGCCAGATGCCGATCCATATGCGGCTGCCCAAGCTCAAGGGCTTCCGCAACCGGTTCCGCACCGAGTACGGCGTGGTGAACCTCGGCGACCTCAGCCGGGTGTTCCCCGAAGGCGGCACCGTAGGTGTCGACGAGCTGGTGGCCAAGGGCCTGGTTCGCAAGAACGTGCTCGTGAAGGTCCTCGGCGACGGCAAGCTCACCGCCAAGATCGACGTGACCGCGCACAAGTTCAGCGGCAGTGCCCGTGAGGCCATCACCGCAGCGGGCGGCTCGGCCACCGAGCTCTGA
- a CDS encoding FAD-dependent monooxygenase: MDILISGASIAGPTVAYWLAKAGHRVTVIERADSLRTAGQNIDVRGSGREVLRRMNLEAAVAAQTTGEVGLRFVDEDSILAEFPAGRGDSAGATAEIEILRGALARTLVDAGVGEVSYVYGDQIERIEQDADSVAATTAGGRTYSGDLLIVAEGARSRTRSLVFDDVVLRELGLYTAFGTIPRDRTDDSWWTWYNAVGGRAITVRPDNVGTTRVALSFLSENAGLQDLDGAGQRRAVAAAFADVGWKAPRIVAALAGSDEFYLDYLTQVLAPRWARGRVILCGDAAWCATPVSGVGTTLALTGAYILAGEIACAASPAAAVAGYERRMRPLVDRAQKLPPGTPRLAHPRSRAGLALTRRVLRLAGSRPARALAERFTAPATRADELPHYPVSAS, from the coding sequence ATGGACATCCTCATCTCCGGTGCCAGTATTGCCGGACCCACGGTGGCGTACTGGCTCGCCAAAGCCGGACACCGCGTCACCGTCATCGAACGCGCCGACTCGCTGCGCACCGCCGGCCAGAACATCGATGTCCGGGGCTCGGGACGGGAAGTGTTGCGGCGCATGAATCTCGAGGCGGCGGTGGCCGCACAGACGACAGGAGAGGTGGGCCTGCGCTTCGTCGATGAGGACAGCATCCTGGCCGAATTCCCGGCCGGCCGGGGCGACAGTGCCGGTGCCACCGCGGAGATCGAGATCCTCAGGGGTGCACTTGCCCGCACGCTCGTCGACGCGGGTGTGGGCGAGGTTTCCTACGTGTACGGCGACCAGATCGAGCGGATCGAGCAGGACGCCGACAGCGTTGCGGCGACCACGGCCGGGGGCCGCACCTACAGCGGTGACCTGCTCATCGTCGCCGAGGGAGCGCGGTCGCGAACCCGGAGCCTGGTGTTCGACGACGTCGTCCTGCGTGAGTTAGGGCTCTACACCGCCTTCGGCACCATCCCCCGCGACCGGACCGATGACAGCTGGTGGACCTGGTACAACGCGGTCGGCGGCCGGGCGATCACCGTGCGACCCGACAACGTCGGCACCACCCGGGTCGCGCTGTCGTTCCTGTCCGAGAATGCCGGGCTGCAGGATCTCGACGGCGCCGGGCAACGCAGAGCGGTCGCCGCCGCATTCGCCGACGTCGGCTGGAAGGCGCCCCGGATCGTCGCCGCACTCGCCGGCAGCGACGAGTTCTACTTGGACTACCTGACCCAGGTGCTGGCTCCGCGGTGGGCGCGAGGCCGGGTGATCCTCTGCGGTGACGCCGCATGGTGCGCCACCCCGGTATCCGGCGTCGGCACCACGTTGGCCCTTACCGGCGCCTACATTCTGGCCGGCGAAATCGCCTGCGCCGCTTCGCCTGCGGCCGCGGTGGCCGGATACGAACGGCGGATGCGACCGCTGGTCGACCGGGCCCAGAAGCTGCCACCCGGCACCCCGCGACTGGCCCATCCCCGCAGTCGAGCGGGGCTCGCGCTGACTCGCCGGGTGCTGCGGCTGGCGGGGTCCCGACCGGCACGGGCTCTCGCCGAGCGGTTCACGGCGCCCGCGACTCGAGCCGACGAACTGCCCCATTACCCGGTATCGGCATCCTGA
- a CDS encoding class I SAM-dependent methyltransferase encodes MSRTDDDSWDLRSSVGATATMVAAARAMATKDPRHLIDDPFAEPLVRAVGLDFFVKMIDDELDTSPFGDATPERVQTMIAGMAMRTKFFDEYFLAAVGTGIRQAVILAAGLDSRAYRLPWPTDSVVYEIDQPQVIKFKAGVLADLGAEPIAELRSVSIDLREDWPTALRAAGFDASAPTAWLAEGLLIYLPPEAQDKLFDTITALSAPGSAIATEYVPGIMDFDVEKASEMAANMRQQGFDLDMPSLVYPGPRSHVMDYLRAKSWDVTGVPGGELFERNGLQPPERDGYDPLGEIVYVSATLS; translated from the coding sequence ATGTCCCGCACCGATGACGACTCCTGGGACCTTCGATCCAGCGTCGGGGCCACCGCGACGATGGTGGCCGCCGCGCGGGCGATGGCGACCAAGGATCCGCGCCACCTGATCGACGACCCGTTCGCCGAACCGCTGGTGCGTGCGGTGGGTCTGGACTTCTTCGTCAAGATGATCGACGACGAGCTCGATACCTCACCGTTCGGTGACGCCACGCCCGAGCGGGTTCAGACGATGATCGCCGGAATGGCCATGCGCACCAAGTTCTTCGACGAGTACTTCCTGGCAGCAGTAGGCACCGGCATCCGGCAGGCGGTGATCCTGGCCGCCGGATTGGATTCGCGCGCCTACCGACTGCCTTGGCCCACCGACTCGGTGGTCTATGAGATCGACCAACCACAGGTGATCAAGTTCAAGGCCGGGGTGCTGGCCGACCTCGGCGCAGAGCCGATCGCGGAGTTGCGCAGCGTCAGCATCGACCTGCGGGAGGACTGGCCCACCGCACTGCGCGCCGCCGGCTTCGACGCCTCGGCCCCCACCGCCTGGCTGGCCGAGGGGTTGCTGATCTATCTACCGCCCGAGGCCCAGGACAAGCTGTTCGACACCATCACCGCACTGTCCGCGCCGGGCAGCGCGATCGCCACCGAATACGTCCCAGGCATCATGGATTTCGACGTCGAGAAGGCCAGTGAGATGGCCGCCAACATGCGCCAGCAGGGGTTCGACCTCGACATGCCGTCGCTGGTCTACCCCGGCCCACGCAGCCACGTCATGGACTACCTGCGCGCCAAGAGCTGGGATGTGACCGGCGTACCGGGCGGCGAGCTGTTCGAGCGCAACGGATTACAACCACCCGAGCGTGACGGCTATGACCCGCTCGGCGAGATCGTCTACGTCAGCGCCACCCTGAGCTAG